The genome window AATAAACGGGCAGACAAGCGGGCACACACGAAATCTAATACTGACAACAACCATTTCCTTGCCGTTTGCCCTCCTGAACGCCTTTGTCCATCTGACCTTTCTAGggttcctcttcatcttgaagTTTTTGTGGCATTTTGATGAGCAAAATCTGAAGCACTTTGCGTCGTTTCTGACGAACATGGTGCCGTGGCCTGGATAGACGTTGGCGGAGCAAAAGTAGCACTTCTCAATACGCATGGTGGTGGATTAGGAGGTTCGGCTGGTcgggagaggatgagaatggatATTTCTTATGGCTGGTGGTTGTGGAAAGCGTAAATCTGACGCTGGGAGAAAGATGATAAAATGAAAATTAATGATAATCCACGTGGGATGGTGCCTTGAGTAAGGTGCCTTATGGATGGAGCTAGTTTTGGGTTGAGTTTTCGGTTTGTCCCGCCGTGCGGCCAGTGCGCGCCCTTTCCTGCTGCGCCCTGGCAAGATCCCTGAGCGATCCATCGCGCTTCAAAGACtttgttccttcttcggTACTAGactctctttttcatcctttcatcgtccttcttccttcctcacttACAGCCATctaccttcctccccacTCCCCCATACAATGAAGATAAGTCTCCCATTGTTTCCCGCTCCAAAAGGCTAACCCTCTTCGTCCCACACGCTCTGATCCTCGTCGGCGGTTTCGGTACTCGACTTAGGCCCTTGACCGTAAGTGCTCCATCCCAACCGCTCAATCACTGTACGGCTCAACCCCTCCTTTCGACCACCACAGCTCTCGTGGCCCAAGCCCCTTGTCGAGTTCTGCAACAAGGTTAGTCCCGCTTCCTTCTGTCCGTGCTTATAGGCTCATCCCTTTGCTTCCAGGCCATGATGTAAGTAGTCTAGCCCTCTCCGCGCGACACGTGTCATGTCGCGTATCCAGATGCTCTAGAAGCGACACGTTTCATCTCGGTATGCGATCGCTGACAGTATTCCCATAGCTTGCACCAAATTGAGGCTCTTGTCAAGGTATGTGGTCCAGCCGATATGCTAAATCGCACTGTCTGACACTTTGTTACAGGCCGGTGTCAAGGACATTGTCCTCGCTGTCAACTACCGACCAGAGGTCATGGTCTCTGTGCTCAAAAAGACTGAGGAGGAGTTTGGCATCAACATTCACTTTAGCGTCGAAACCGAGCCCCTTGGTACTGGTGCGTGAATAAAACAATATGCAGTCGACGCCCAGACTGACGCACACCAAAGCTGGtccccttgcccttgctcGGGATATCTTGGGCAAGGACGACTCTCCATTCTTCGTTTTGAACTCTGATGTCACCTGTGTCTATCCCTTTGAGGCCTTCCGGTATGATCTGCGTAATACGTTGACCTCTTACACTTAGTCTGATTATCTCCGCAGAGACTTCCATCTTGCCCACAAGTGTGAAGGTTCCATCATGGTCACCAAGGTCGCCGAGCCTTCGGCTTACGGTGTCGTGGTCACCAAGCCCAACTCTACCGTGATTGACCGATTCGTCGAGAAGCCCGTCGAATTCGTTGGTAACAGGATCAACGCTGGTATCTACATGTTCAACCCCAGCGTTTTGAACAGGATTGAGGTAAGTCTCTATCCCATGCCAAAGGGAGAATATCAAGCTCACGCGTTCTGTAGCTCCGCCCCACTTCGATCGAAAAAGAAGTTTTCCCCGCCATCGCTGCCGACCAACAATTGCACTCTTTCGACCTCCAAGGGTTCTGGATGGATGTCGGTCAACCAAAAGACTTCCTTGCCGGTACCTGCCTCTACCTTTCCCACCTCACTTCCCAACATTCTCCTTTGCTCACTGACCCCTCCCAAAACAAATGGGTGTATGGTGGTAACGTGATGGTTGACCCTGTGAGTTACCCTGTAAAGAATGTGATCGCCTGAGACTTCTAATGCTGTTTGATAGTCTGCGGAAATCGATCCCACAGCTGTCATCGGCCCCAATGTCGTTATTGGCCCCGATGCGAAGATTGGGCCTGGTGTTCGTCTTCAACGATGTGTGATC of Cryptococcus tetragattii IND107 chromosome 3, whole genome shotgun sequence contains these proteins:
- a CDS encoding mannose-1-phosphate guanyltransferase — protein: MKALILVGGFGTRLRPLTLSWPKPLVEFCNKAMILHQIEALVKAGVKDIVLAVNYRPEVMVSVLKKTEEEFGINIHFSVETEPLGTAGPLALARDILGKDDSPFFVLNSDVTCVYPFEAFRDFHLAHKCEGSIMVTKVAEPSAYGVVVTKPNSTVIDRFVEKPVEFVGNRINAGIYMFNPSVLNRIELRPTSIEKEVFPAIAADQQLHSFDLQGFWMDVGQPKDFLAGTCLYLSHLTSQHSPLLTDPSQNKWVYGGNVMVDPSAEIDPTAVIGPNVVIGPDAKIGPGVRLQRCVIMSNATHCGTMDKSGEHYRIGVAPQEYLYLYHRAPYCYVKMGCG